Genomic segment of Alistipes sp. ZOR0009:
CAATATTGCCCAATTAGGATCAGGACTTAGATAAATATCAACTTCACTTAAAGATGAACTATCGGTTGAATTCGAAACATAACGGCTAAAGTTGGTGGATAGTTCGGCATTAAGTAACCAACTTAGCCGAAACTCATTTTCTGACGAGCATATTGCTACCAGCGTTACAGGATCAGAAGGAGAGTCTGTTAGCTTAATTTTTCGGATAATTTTCGTTTCTGCATTCTTACCAGCCATTATCTACTAGTTGAGATTCAAAGAGAGATGGTCTGCAATCGAATTAAGAGCCTCCCTCGCAGCATTCTGTTCTGCTTCTTTTTTTGATTGCCCTATTCCGCGACCTAAAACGTATGAACCTAACAGAATGCTAACCGTAAAGGTAATCGTCTTTACCTCTTCTGCAAACGATTCGTTATATTCAAACGCCAATTCCTTCTTATTTTTTTGTCCCCACTCAATTAGTCGGCTTTTGAAATCGGTTTCGGTGTTTTCTAAACTCGCAAAATCGATATGCTTGCTTATAAACTTAATGATAAGTCCCTTGGTGTAGGTAAATCCTTTGTCCAAATATATGGCACCAATTAAGGCCTCTAGCGCATCTCCATATATGTGTTTTACCTGATGGTTAGGATTGGTATGTAAAACCAGTAAGGATGGGATCCCTATGTCTATAGATAGCTGGTTTAAGGTAGAGCGGCTTACTACTTTTGCCCTCATTTTAGTAAGAAAACCTTCGCTTCTTCCAGCATAGTTTTCGTACAAATAGTCGGCTACTATTAAATCCAAGACGGCATCACCCAAAAATTCCAATCTTTCGTTATGTATAACTGGATGGTGGCTATTCAATACCGACTTATGGGTTATAGCAACTTTATAAAGAGAAATGTTTGAAGGGTAAAGATCAAACATATTCTTCAACGCCAAGTACAACTTTTTGTCCTTAGAAAATGTGACCTTTACCGGATGTAGAAACCTTTTAAACAAATGCTACTTTGTATGTTTCTTTAGAATTACAGTCGAGTTATGTCCTCCGAAGCCGAAAGTGTTGCTTAAAGCATAATTTACCACACGCTTCTGGGCTACATTCAACGTATAGTTCAATTCTGGATCTAACTCAGGATCAAAACTTACATTATTAATTGTTGGAGGAACTGTATCTGTCGTAATAGCAAAGATACAAGCAAGCGCTTCAACAGCACCAGCAGCACCTAAAAGGTGTCCGGTCATAGATTTTGTTGCGCTGATATTCACAGATTTTGCATGATCGCCGAACACATCTTTCACTGCTTTAATTTCAGCAATATCACCTAAAGGTGTCGAAGTACCGTGCACATTGATATAGTCAATATCTGTAGGCAAAATATCAGCATCTTGAAGTGCCATACGCATAGAATTGCTAGCCCCTAATCCCTCTGGATGAGGAGCCGTCAAGTGGTAAGCGTCAGCAGTCATACCACCACCTAGAACTTCAGCATAAATCTTTGCACCACGGGCCACTGCATGCTCGTACTCTTCGAGTACTAGCGCACCAGCGCCTTCTCCCATCACAAAACCATCGCGGGTCGAATCAAACGGGCGAGATGCTGTTTTATACTCATCATTTCTGGTAGATAGCGCTTGAAGTGCGTTAAATCCGCCAACACCAGCCTCATTAACGGTTGCTTCAGAACCACCTGTTATCATTATGTCTGCTCTTCCCATACGAATTGCGGTGAAGGCGTCAATGATAGCGTGGTTAGATGATGCGCAAGCAGAAATCGTGCTGTAGTTTGGTCCACGGAAGTTATACTTCATCGAAATGTGGCCAGCAGCAATATCTGCAATCATCTTTGGTATAAAGAAAGGGTTGAATCGAGGGTTTTCTCCTCCCTCGACAAAGCCCTTTACTTCTTGGTAAAAGGTGATAATACCACCAATACCAGAACCCCAAATAACACCTGCTCTGTCAGGATTGATTGTTTCAACGCTAAGGCCAGAGTCTCCAAACGCTTCCTCAGAAGCCACAAGAGCATACTGAGCGTAGAGGTCTAACTTCTTAACTTCCTTCCGGTCGAAGTGGTTATTTGGATCGTAATTCTTAACAACGCCAGCAAATTTTGTTTTAAACTTGGATGTATCGAAAGAGGTGATCAGTTCGACTCCACTAACGCCTTTTTCAAGATTAGCGAAATATTCCTCAACTGAATTACCTAACGGGTTGATGGTTCCAATACCAGTAACTACAACTCTTCTTAATTCCATACGTCCAAGTTTTATAACAAAATTTTCTGCTTAATTCTTCCTTCTTACTTTACGTGTTGCTCGATGTAAGAAATTGCATCGCCAACAGTTCCGATTTTTTCAGCATCCTCATCTGGAATAGAAATGCTAAATTCCTTTTCGAATTCCATGATTAGCTCAACAGTGTCAAGCGAGTCTGCGCCTAGATCATTGGTAAAGCTAGCGGCTGGAACAACTTCATTCTCGTCTACGCCAAGCTTCTCAACGATGATAGCCTTAACTTTTGATGCGATATCAGACATAACGGTAAATTTTGATTAGTACTGAATTTGACCTTAAAAATAACTTCGCAAAGAAAAACATTTTTTCTAAAATCGAAATCGCTCTCTTTTCGAAATTCGGGGACAAATGTATAACTTTTTGTTCTTATTTTTGTCAAACCAATTTGTATTTTTTACTTCACTGGCACTTTTAGTGCTGAAAATCAATCCAGAATGAAGAGAATTGCCGTTTTTGCATCGGGTTCGGGAAGCAACACAGAGAATATTGTTAAATTTTTCAGGAATAATGATTTAGCTCGTGTTACCATTATTCTTTCCAATAAAAAGGATGCGTACGTGCTAGAAAGAGCTCAACAGCTAGGCGTTCCTTCGATCTCCTTTAACCGCGAAGATTTCTACAACAGCAATAAAATTGTTCGCACTTTAGAAGAACAAGGAATTGATATGGTTGTGCTTGCCGGCTTTTTATGGCTGGTTCCTCAATCTTTAATTGATAAATACGACGGCCGAATTGTAAATATACACCCTGCGCTACTACCCAAATATGGTGGTAAAGGCATGTTTGGAATGAACGTTCACAATGCAGTTGTTGCAGAAAAGGAGACAGAAACGGGCATAACAATTCATTACGTAAATGGCAGATACGACGAAGGGAACGTTATCTTTCAAGCCAAAGTTTCCGTTAACCCTAGCGACACTCCAGAAATGGTTGCCGACAAAGTGCATCACCTTGAGTACGAACATTTCCCCAAGATAGTAGAAAAGCTCATCGCTACGTTGTAGGATGAGCTTACTATATCTATTTTAACAATCTCAAAAGGCTATCTCGATGCGCAGAAAACGCTGCCATATTAACCGATTTTATAGGTTTTTCTGGCGGAGCTTGTACCTTTAACGGATTAATTGGGATTCCTCCCTTCCACATTCTAAAATCAAGATGAGGGCCTGTTGCATAACCTGTTGATCCAACATAGCCAACAACCTGTCCCTGACGAATTCGGCTACCAGAACGAATTCCACTGGCAAATCTACTTAAGTGCATGTAACTCGATGTGTATACCGAGTTATGCTTAATCTTTAGCATATTCCCAGCACTACCGCTGTAAGCCTTAGCAACAACAACTCCGCTTCCTATCGAAACAACAGGCGTTCCCGTAGGTGCCGCATAATCGATTCCATGGTGAGGACGAACTATTTTTAGAACTGGATGCATACGGCGGTTACTGTAACCTGATGTTATTCGAGAAAATTTCAGAGGTGCCTTCAAGAAGGCCTTCTTTAGGCTTTCACCTTTCTCGTTCCAGTAGGAATTTAAGCTATCTTGCATGAATAAGAATGCATAAAAATCCTTACCAAGATGGTTGAAAACTGCAGCATAAATTTTTCCGACACCAATTGAAGTCGAATCTACGTACATCTCATCGTATACAACCTTAAAGTGATCGTCCTTCTGAAGTCCAAAAAAGTCAACCTCCCAAGCATATATTTCAGAAAGTTCCAACGCGAGCCCTGTATTTAGCTTAGATTCCGCGATTGCGTTCCATAAGGAAGACTTTATAGTAGCCTCACCAACCCTTCTTACAATACGAACAGGCTTTTGTGCAACGTCAACCTTTAACTTGCCTTTAAATGAAAACACTACATACTGAATGGGCGTTATTTCGTAAACCCAGTACGCCAAACTCTGCGTAGAATCTGGCGATACAAACGCTTTATAGGTATTTCCGACACGTATAGAACGCAAATCGAACTTGCCTTCAGAAAGTTTCCCTATGCTATCAACTTGGCTGGGGGTAACACCTAAATCGCCAAGAATCTGAGATAGATTTTGGCCCGGTGCAACTTCGCCGGTAACCACCGTAAACGAATCGACTGGAATACCATACTCCAGCACAACAGGAGGAATTACCTTCTCCCTAAACCAATGCTCCTCTATTTCCTGAATAACAGGCCACAATACGATAGATGCAGCCAATAAAATAACAAAAGAAAGAGCCGTAATTGTTACGGCTCTTTTATTCTTGAACTTTTGTAGAATGCTCATAAAATCCGATTAACGGGCCAAAGATAAAATTACTTGGCTTTAATCGTATCAAATCCTTTGCCAAAAACACCCATTGCATTCACCACGGATATAAATGCATTCGGATCTTCCTGCTTACAAATCTTATACACCTGATTTGCTTCAAACTTTCTGACAAGCACCATCACTATTTTTTGATCCTCCTTCGAGTACCAACCCTGACCATTTAGAACAGTGACCCCACGTTGTACTTCGTTCGAAAGCCTGTCGGCAATAACTTGGTAATTCTTCGAAACAACAAACATCTGTACCGATTGGCGGGTTCCTTGTAGCACCATATCAAGCGTTACAGACACAATACCAACGCTGATGTAGCCATATACTACCGACGTAAAATCCTTAAGCACGAAGTAGGATGTACCTATTATTATTACGTCGCAAAGCAGGATAACCCTACCTATTGACACATTACGATACTTGTTAATTATCATCGCAATGATATCCGTACCGCCAGAAGAGCCTCCCTGAGTGAAAACGGTTCCCAAACCTATACCACAAAGTCCACCTCCAATTATTGTTGCAAGCAGCCTATCGGTTTCCACATTTAGTGGCGATTCGGTTACAAGCTGCTGCCCGATCCAAAGAAAAAAGGAGGTCATTAGGATTCCGATCAGCGATTTAAAGCCAAACTTCCCTCCCAAGACTTTAATCCCAAGATATAGCAGTACAACGTTAATGATTAGGTAGCTGTAGGCGATCTTAAAGCCACCGTCGGCTTCTCCTCCGGTTGCATAGAAGATAAGGGCACCAACGCCGCTTATACCACCACCAACAAGCTTGGCAGGAATTAGGAAGGCTGTCCAGCCCAGCGAATACAACGCCAAGCCGAACGCCATTACAAGATAACTTTTAAACTCCGACCAAATGGTTTGTGCGTTTAAATAGCTCTTCATAGTATTATTTTATATAACGATGTTGACAATCTTTCCGGGGACAACAATCACCTTCTTCGGAGCCTTACCTTCCAAGAATTTGGCAGCTTGCTCATCGGCAAGAACGGCCTCTTCAATCTGCTTAGGGTTAAGGTTAAGCGGTAAATTCTTCTTAAACCTAAGCTTTCCGTTAAAAGAAACTGGATACTCAAAGCTGGTTTCCACCAAATACTCCTCGTTATGAACAGGATATTTGGCGTCGTTTATTGTGGTGGCATTACCCAATAGCGACCAAAGCTCCTCCGTAATATGAGGTGCGAAAGGAGAAAGCAGCACGGTTAGTGGCTCCAATATTTCGCGCTTGTTGCACTTGCTTTCGGTTAGCTCGTTTACGCAAACCATAAAGGCCGATACGGAGGTGTTGAACGAGAAGTTCTCGATATCCTCACGAACCTTCTTGATGGTCTTATGCAAAGCTTTTAGCTCGTCGGCAGTTGCCTTTTCGGCGGTCACCTCGAAGTTCCCCTCGTTGGTGAAGAACAAGCGCCAGAACTTACGCAGGAAACGGTAAACGCCGTCTATTCCCTTGGTATCCCAAGGCTTCGACTGCTCCAATGGGCCAAGGAACATTTCGTACATACGAAGCGTATCAGCGCCATATCTCTCTACAATATCATCGGGATTTACCACGTTGAACATCGACTTTGACATCTTCTCAACGGCCCATCCGCAAACATACTTGCCATCCTCCAGCTCGAACTCGGCGTTGGCAAACTCTGGACGCCAATTCTTGAATGCCTCAACATCCAAGATATCGTTGCTTACGATGTTTACGTCAACGTGAATTTCCTGCGTTTGGTAGCTATCTTTTAGTCCTAACGAAACAAACTTATTGGTTCCCTGAACACGGTACACAAAGTTCGAGCGACCTTGAATCATCCCCTGGTTAATCAGCTTTTTGAAGGGCTCCTTCTCCACCACGTAGCCGTGATCGTAAAGGAACTTGTTCCAAAAGCGCGAGTAGATAAGGTGACCGGTTGCGTGCTCGGTTCCGCCAATGTACAGGTCGACATTGCGCCAGTACTCGTTGGCCTCTTTAGACACCAACGCTTTATCGTTGGTTGGATCCATGTAGCGAAGGTAGTAGGCCGACGACCCAGCAAAGCCCGGCATGGTACTAAGCTCGAATGGGTAGCCATCTTCAGTTTGCCAGCTTTTAGCGCGACCAAGCGGTGGCTCGCCAGTTTCGGTTGGTAGGAAGGCATCAACTTCGGGCAACTCCAAAGGTAGCTTGTCGAGGCTAACAGGATAGGGCATTCCGTCTTTAAAGTAAATTGGGAATGGCTCGCCCCAGTAGCGCTGACGGCTAAAGATGGCATCGCGCAGGCGATAGTTAATCTGACGTTTTCCGATACCGCGCGACTCTACCTCGTCGATGGCGCGGGTTACGGCCTCCTTCACATCGAGCCCGTTTAGGAAGTCGGAGTTAACCAGCTTACCTTCCTTGGCGTCGTAGCTTTCGTTGGTGATGTCGCCACCCGAAACCACCTCGATGATGTCGATACCAAAGTGCTTAGCAAAGGCGTAGTCGCGGCTGTCGTGTGCCGGAACGGCCATAATAGCCCCAGTACCGTAGCCAATAAGCACGTAGTCGCTTAAGTATATTGGAATTTGTTTTCCGTTGAAAGGATTGATGGCGTAGGCACCCGTAAACTGACCGCTTACGCGCTTTGCCTCCATCATGCGCTCGCGTTCGCTGCGCTTCTTAGTCTCCTCGATATAATTCTTTACCGCCTCGGCGTACTCTGGAGTAGTTAGCTCGCCTACCATCTCGTGTTCTGGAGCCATTACCATAAAGGTAACGCCAAAAATGGTGTCGGGGCGGGTGGTAAATATTTCCAGCTTCTTATCAGTTCCTTCCAAGTCGAAGAACATTTGAGCACCCTGCGAACGTCCAATCCAGTTACGTTGGATTTCCTTTAGCGAGTCGGTCCAATCGATGGTTTCCATCTCGTCGAGCAGGCGCTGCGCATACGCCGAAACGCGTAGCGACCACTGGCGCATCTTACGCTGAACAACGGGGAATCCCCCACGAACTGAAAGACCATCCTTCACCTCGTCGTTGGCCAGCACGGTTCCGAGCTCGGCGCACCAGTTTACCATGGTATCGGCCAGATAGGCGATACGGTACTGCATAAGAATTTCCTGCTGCGCCACCTCGGGCATAGAGGCCCACTCGGCAGCCGAGAATTTGGTCACCTCGCCGCAAGCAGCATCAACCGTAAGGTTGCCGTTAGCCTTAAACGCCTCTACCAAGTTGGCAATAGGCTCGGCCTTTTGCGACTGGTTGTTGTAGTAGCTCTCAAACATCAGAATGAAAGCCCACTGTGTCCACTTGTAGTACGACGGATCGCAGGTGCGGTACTCGCGGCTCCAGTCGTACGAGAAGCCGATTTTATCGAGCTGCTCGCGGTATCTTTTAATGTTGATATCGGTGGTGATGGCCGGATGCTGTCCGGTTTGTATGGCGTACTGCTCGGCAGGAAGCCCAAAGGCGTCGTAGCCCATAGGATGAAGTACGTTGTAGCCTTCTAAACGTTTGAAACGCGAGTAAATATCCGATGCAATATATCCCAGCGGGTGACCAACGTGCAGCCCTGCCCCGGAAGGGTAAGGAAACATGTCCAGCACGTAGTACTTAGGCTTCGAAGCATCCACATCAACCTTGTAGGTCTTATTTTCGCGCCAGCGTTGCTGCCACTTCTTCTCTATATCGACAAAATTGTACTCCATAAACTATGTAATTACTCTTTTACAAGGCGAAAGTAGTAAAAAGATGGCAGAATAAAGATCGAACGCCCGTAAAAGCGACAGGTAGAGAGCCCCTTTTTGGCCGATAATTATTGCCATAAAAAACCCGCACATGCCAGAAGCATGCACGGGACCAAATCTAAATTTTACTATATGATCAGAAACCTACAATCTCACATTCGTGCTTATCGAGGGCCAGCTTTGCCAGCTGACGGAACTCGGAGTACCAGCGCTGCAGCTCGCCGAAGGCATCGTCGCGCTCGCTGGTAGCAATGTGCGCCTCTCCGCTCTCCCTTATCTGCTCCTGGTTGGCCTCTACAGCCTGCTCCACCATCTTTTGGGCGGCCTCCAAGTCGGCAGCCTTGATGTTGAACTTTTCGAAACGTTCTAGGATTACCGGACTCTTTAGCGCGTTGGCGTAAAAGTCTATCCTACGCTGCGCCCAGTTATGGAACGAAGTTTTATCAAGATTCTCGACGCCCAGCTGCGCAAGCAGCCCCTTCTCCTTAATGGCCAGCTTAGAAATTTTATAGATTACCTTAAAACGTACATCGGCCACCTCGAAGAGCTGGTTGCTGCGTGCAGTAGCGTTGCGCTGCTCGCCTACCTCGCGCAGCTGCCGCTGCGTTTTTGCCGAAGCATCCGTCACCAAACGTTTACCCTCGGCCAACGATTGTTCGTCAAAACCAAAAGTTGTCAACTTTTGAGCAATTACAGGGTTAGCCTCAACGTTGGTAATCGATGTCCCCGCTTGCTGTAGGATTTCGTCCTTTGTCTTATAACCTGACATAGCTGCTATCTTTAAAAGTTATTTGGGTGGTCTACCTTCCGGTAAACTTTTACTATATGCTAACCTTAAGCTGACACTCAACCGAGCACCAGCGCCTCGTTGCGGAGCCGACATTTGGCCAGCGCCCAACGTAAAACGACTTCGACCATTCAGAAGGTGGAATCTGCCAGCCAGAAAATGGTGTCTGCCAACCAACCAATCTTTTCTGCCCGCCAGAAGGAGGCGTCTGCCTGCCAACCTGCTACCTCAGCCCTTCGGGAAATGGTTTCAACCTGCCAACCTGCCACCTCTGCCAGCCGGAAAAAGGGTTCCACCTCCCGGCAAGCAACCTCTGCCAGCCTACCTGCTGCCTCTGCCAAGCACCTAAGCTCTTCTTCCTACAGCACGGTTGCATCAACCATTTTAACCGCTATTTCAAAAACCACTAAAGCTAATTTATGGCGACATCCTCACAAAGTCAAGATTTTATTACACTTTTTCATCCCAAAGGCAACATTTTCGTCAAAAAAACTTTCGAATAGCGCAAGCATGCACTCTTATTGGCCTCAAAAAAACATTTTCGCTAAATTGTGGTTAACTTAAAAGCGGCATAAACCTGCTGAGATAAACCAACGTTGTACCATTAAATTCCATAGATATGAGCTTTATTAATGAATTTAAAAACTTTATCGCCAAAGGCAACGTGATAGATCTTGCCGTAGCGGTAGTAATTGGGGGCGCCTTTGGGCAAATTGTGACATCGGCCGTAAACGACCTGCTGATGCCCATCATCGGCGCAGTTATTGGCGGAATCGACTTTACATCGTTCAAGATTACGCTTAAGGAGGCCATGGTGGCGGCAGACGGCAGCATTGCCAAACCGGCTGTTACCATGAACATCGGCAACTTTATTCAGGTTACGGTAAACTTCCTGCTCATCGCCCTATTCATATTTTTAATGCTTAAGGGGCTTATGAAGCTGAAAAAGCAGAAGGAGGAGGCACCAGCGGCTCCACCTGCACCTAGCGCAGAAGTTACGCTGCTCACCGAAATTAGAGACTTGCTAAAAGAGAAATAGCGATTGGTATGATACGCAAAAAGGGGGATTCGGCATGCCGAATCCCCCTTTTTATTATGTGTAAGCTAGAACGGAACAGCTACCCGAAAGGTAACGTTTCGGCCCATGTTGTACACCCCCGATCGGCCGGTAGCCAAATTTTCGGGTGCATACTTTAGCCGGCTGAGATGGCTTTGGTAGGCCCTATCGGTAAGGTTGTTTACCCCTACCTGCAAGGATGCTCGGGTGATTCCCTTTCGAATCAGATCGACACCCAGCACCGCATTAAGCAGCACGTACGATGGCGTGCGGGTTTCGGTGTTAAACGCCGTATAAACGTTATTTTGGGCAAAGGTACTCTCCACGTCGAACATAAAGAAGCCATTACCCAAACCGCGGGCAACCTTGCGTGCCTCGAACCTGATGGAGGATAGCAGCCTTGGCGCAGGTGTAAACGGAAGGTACTTCGAGGTGTCTGGCTGATCCTTTAACCGAGCTAGAACGTACGAAAAGCTGTTTTCGAGATGTATCCAATCGAACGGATGCGGGTGAATATCAAAACGGACCTCGCCCCCTAAAAGGCGCGCATCGCCCGAGGTAAACTTAAATACCGAGGCACCGTCGATTGTAGAGTCCTGCCCCAACCGATTTTGCAGCTTATGCAGGTAGATAAAGTTGAATACCCTGTTGCTAAAGAGATTTAGCTCGGCCGAGATATGCTCGGTG
This window contains:
- the rnc gene encoding ribonuclease III, with the translated sequence MFDLYPSNISLYKVAITHKSVLNSHHPVIHNERLEFLGDAVLDLIVADYLYENYAGRSEGFLTKMRAKVVSRSTLNQLSIDIGIPSLLVLHTNPNHQVKHIYGDALEALIGAIYLDKGFTYTKGLIIKFISKHIDFASLENTETDFKSRLIEWGQKNKKELAFEYNESFAEEVKTITFTVSILLGSYVLGRGIGQSKKEAEQNAAREALNSIADHLSLNLN
- a CDS encoding peptidoglycan DD-metalloendopeptidase family protein; amino-acid sequence: MSILQKFKNKRAVTITALSFVILLAASIVLWPVIQEIEEHWFREKVIPPVVLEYGIPVDSFTVVTGEVAPGQNLSQILGDLGVTPSQVDSIGKLSEGKFDLRSIRVGNTYKAFVSPDSTQSLAYWVYEITPIQYVVFSFKGKLKVDVAQKPVRIVRRVGEATIKSSLWNAIAESKLNTGLALELSEIYAWEVDFFGLQKDDHFKVVYDEMYVDSTSIGVGKIYAAVFNHLGKDFYAFLFMQDSLNSYWNEKGESLKKAFLKAPLKFSRITSGYSNRRMHPVLKIVRPHHGIDYAAPTGTPVVSIGSGVVVAKAYSGSAGNMLKIKHNSVYTSSYMHLSRFASGIRSGSRIRQGQVVGYVGSTGYATGPHLDFRMWKGGIPINPLKVQAPPEKPIKSVNMAAFSAHRDSLLRLLK
- the purN gene encoding phosphoribosylglycinamide formyltransferase, whose product is MKRIAVFASGSGSNTENIVKFFRNNDLARVTIILSNKKDAYVLERAQQLGVPSISFNREDFYNSNKIVRTLEEQGIDMVVLAGFLWLVPQSLIDKYDGRIVNIHPALLPKYGGKGMFGMNVHNAVVAEKETETGITIHYVNGRYDEGNVIFQAKVSVNPSDTPEMVADKVHHLEYEHFPKIVEKLIATL
- the fabF gene encoding beta-ketoacyl-ACP synthase II; this encodes MELRRVVVTGIGTINPLGNSVEEYFANLEKGVSGVELITSFDTSKFKTKFAGVVKNYDPNNHFDRKEVKKLDLYAQYALVASEEAFGDSGLSVETINPDRAGVIWGSGIGGIITFYQEVKGFVEGGENPRFNPFFIPKMIADIAAGHISMKYNFRGPNYSTISACASSNHAIIDAFTAIRMGRADIMITGGSEATVNEAGVGGFNALQALSTRNDEYKTASRPFDSTRDGFVMGEGAGALVLEEYEHAVARGAKIYAEVLGGGMTADAYHLTAPHPEGLGASNSMRMALQDADILPTDIDYINVHGTSTPLGDIAEIKAVKDVFGDHAKSVNISATKSMTGHLLGAAGAVEALACIFAITTDTVPPTINNVSFDPELDPELNYTLNVAQKRVVNYALSNTFGFGGHNSTVILKKHTK
- the mscL gene encoding large-conductance mechanosensitive channel protein MscL, whose amino-acid sequence is MSFINEFKNFIAKGNVIDLAVAVVIGGAFGQIVTSAVNDLLMPIIGAVIGGIDFTSFKITLKEAMVAADGSIAKPAVTMNIGNFIQVTVNFLLIALFIFLMLKGLMKLKKQKEEAPAAPPAPSAEVTLLTEIRDLLKEK
- a CDS encoding YitT family protein, with translation MKSYLNAQTIWSEFKSYLVMAFGLALYSLGWTAFLIPAKLVGGGISGVGALIFYATGGEADGGFKIAYSYLIINVVLLYLGIKVLGGKFGFKSLIGILMTSFFLWIGQQLVTESPLNVETDRLLATIIGGGLCGIGLGTVFTQGGSSGGTDIIAMIINKYRNVSIGRVILLCDVIIIGTSYFVLKDFTSVVYGYISVGIVSVTLDMVLQGTRQSVQMFVVSKNYQVIADRLSNEVQRGVTVLNGQGWYSKEDQKIVMVLVRKFEANQVYKICKQEDPNAFISVVNAMGVFGKGFDTIKAK
- a CDS encoding IPExxxVDY family protein, producing the protein MAGKNAETKIIRKIKLTDSPSDPVTLVAICSSENEFRLSWLLNAELSTNFSRYVSNSTDSSSLSEVDIYLSPDPNWAILLSNKLENGGLLLPKHKKFDFILGLKSVDEEQVKALVAKIRKVPGVITAILVEDQSKAVQNLLSLF
- the leuS gene encoding leucine--tRNA ligase; translation: MEYNFVDIEKKWQQRWRENKTYKVDVDASKPKYYVLDMFPYPSGAGLHVGHPLGYIASDIYSRFKRLEGYNVLHPMGYDAFGLPAEQYAIQTGQHPAITTDINIKRYREQLDKIGFSYDWSREYRTCDPSYYKWTQWAFILMFESYYNNQSQKAEPIANLVEAFKANGNLTVDAACGEVTKFSAAEWASMPEVAQQEILMQYRIAYLADTMVNWCAELGTVLANDEVKDGLSVRGGFPVVQRKMRQWSLRVSAYAQRLLDEMETIDWTDSLKEIQRNWIGRSQGAQMFFDLEGTDKKLEIFTTRPDTIFGVTFMVMAPEHEMVGELTTPEYAEAVKNYIEETKKRSERERMMEAKRVSGQFTGAYAINPFNGKQIPIYLSDYVLIGYGTGAIMAVPAHDSRDYAFAKHFGIDIIEVVSGGDITNESYDAKEGKLVNSDFLNGLDVKEAVTRAIDEVESRGIGKRQINYRLRDAIFSRQRYWGEPFPIYFKDGMPYPVSLDKLPLELPEVDAFLPTETGEPPLGRAKSWQTEDGYPFELSTMPGFAGSSAYYLRYMDPTNDKALVSKEANEYWRNVDLYIGGTEHATGHLIYSRFWNKFLYDHGYVVEKEPFKKLINQGMIQGRSNFVYRVQGTNKFVSLGLKDSYQTQEIHVDVNIVSNDILDVEAFKNWRPEFANAEFELEDGKYVCGWAVEKMSKSMFNVVNPDDIVERYGADTLRMYEMFLGPLEQSKPWDTKGIDGVYRFLRKFWRLFFTNEGNFEVTAEKATADELKALHKTIKKVREDIENFSFNTSVSAFMVCVNELTESKCNKREILEPLTVLLSPFAPHITEELWSLLGNATTINDAKYPVHNEEYLVETSFEYPVSFNGKLRFKKNLPLNLNPKQIEEAVLADEQAAKFLEGKAPKKVIVVPGKIVNIVI
- a CDS encoding acyl carrier protein, which gives rise to MSDIASKVKAIIVEKLGVDENEVVPAASFTNDLGADSLDTVELIMEFEKEFSISIPDEDAEKIGTVGDAISYIEQHVK